Proteins encoded together in one Mobula hypostoma chromosome 9, sMobHyp1.1, whole genome shotgun sequence window:
- the LOC134352273 gene encoding complement C1q tumor necrosis factor-related protein 1-like encodes CCGPLEKPAYPYGLSQIHGAISDHHTYRLPEIKPKIDITILKGSKGEQGEKGLPGKTGKEGPKGSTGIIGPKGNKGLPGTPGNSCKLYYAAFSVGRRKWMESEELQAQLTFDTEFVNLYQHFSMFTGRFYCYVPGVYYFNLNVHTWNFKETYLHLMHNSEEVVVLYAQPSDRSIMQSQSVMLELQRKDEVWVRLYRNNRESAVYSDETDVYITFNGYLVKPTEFE; translated from the exons TGTTGTGGACCATTGGAGAAGCCTGCTTATCCATATGGATTATCACAAATTCATGGCGCTATAAGTGACCATCATACCTACCGCCTGCCCGAAATCAAGCCAAAGATAGACATTACAATACTGAAAG GTTCGAAAGGAGAGCAGGGAGAGAAGGGATTGCCAGGAAAAACAGGCAAGGAGGGACCCAAAGGTTCCACTGGCATTATTGGTCCCAAAGGGAACAAAGGTCTGCCAGGAACTCCAGGGAACAGCTGCAAACTGTATTATGCGGCATTTTCGGTCGGCCGAAGGaagtggatggagagtgaggagcTTCAGGCACAGCTGACCTTTGACACTGAGTTTGTGAATCTCTATCAGCACTTCAGTATGTTCACAGGAAGGTTCTACTGTTATGTCCCAGGTGTCTACTACTTCAATCTCAATGTGCACACCTGGAACTTCAAggagacttatctccacctaaTGCACAACTCGGAGGAGGTGGTGGTCCTGTACGCCCAGCCTAGTGACCGCAGCATCATGCAGAGTCAGAGTGTCATGCTGGAACTGCAGCGGAAAGACGAGGTGTGGGTCAGGCTGTACCGAAACAACAGGGAAAGTGCTGTTTACAGCGATGAGACTGATGTCTACATCACATTCAATGGCTACTTAGTCAAGCCAACAGAGTTTGAATAA